A single genomic interval of Littorina saxatilis isolate snail1 linkage group LG17, US_GU_Lsax_2.0, whole genome shotgun sequence harbors:
- the LOC138952561 gene encoding uncharacterized protein, protein MPGANCCMPGCSVSSLRSSTLITFHGIPNGKADAEWRAALIHKINRADKLFNPKNARICSRHFKETCFKYGKRALIPGSLPTNHVLQKSVETPKTPARKPPVSRPPPPAPDLVVYYNFEEIRQDTLQLAAPWCLLENSKEQIQVGITEASQVKLLSSTL, encoded by the exons ATGCCCGGTGCAAATTGTTGTATGCCTGGATGCAGCGTGAGCTCACTAAGATCTTCAACGCTTATAACTTTCCATGGTATACCAAACGGAAAAGCGGATGCCGAATGGAGAGCTGCTCTTATCCACAAAATCAACCGTGCTGACAAGCTTTTCAACCCGAAGAATGCGAGGATATGTTCCCGACATTTCAAAGAAACATGCTTCAAATACG GCAAGCGAGCACTCATTCCAGGAAGTCTGCCAACCAACCATGTGCTACAGAAGTCAGTAGAAACACCAAAGACTCCAGCCAGGAAACCCCCA GTCAGTCGCCCCCCACCTCCTGCTCCTGACCTGGTTGTCTACTACAACTTCGAGGAAATACGACAAGACACCCTTCAGCTTgctgcaccatggtgtctcttggaGAACAGCAAGGAACAGATACAGGTGGGAATAACCGAAGCCAGCCAAGTGAAACTGTTGTCCTCTACGTTATGA